One Micromonospora sp. FIMYZ51 genomic window carries:
- a CDS encoding pirin family protein gives MPAITVDNVLVLPRLPRLDESTTTIRPVRRLSTAPSGFEGEGFPVRRAFAGVPTSELDPFIHLDQMGEVDYAPGEPKGTSWHPHRGFETVTYIIDGIFEHQDTHGGGGTITNGDTQWMTAGSGLLHIEAPPEHLVVSGGLFHGTQLWVNLPKAAKMSPPKYQDIRGSQAALLTTPDGGALIRVIAGEIAGHRGPGSTHTPITVAHVTVEPGAQVDLPWRPDFNALVYVLGGRGTVGSNGRGVRTGQLAVHGPGDALRLRANARQDSRTPALDLYIMGGQPIREPVAHYGPFVMNTRDELIQAFEDFQAGRLGVIPAQRLPHTDGQGDRP, from the coding sequence ATGCCCGCCATCACCGTCGACAACGTCCTCGTCCTGCCCCGGCTGCCCCGACTCGACGAGTCCACCACCACCATCCGGCCGGTCCGACGGCTGAGCACCGCGCCCAGCGGCTTCGAGGGTGAGGGCTTCCCGGTGCGCCGGGCCTTCGCCGGGGTACCGACGAGCGAACTCGACCCGTTCATCCACCTCGACCAGATGGGCGAGGTGGACTACGCGCCGGGCGAGCCGAAGGGCACCAGCTGGCACCCGCACCGGGGCTTCGAGACCGTCACGTACATCATCGACGGGATCTTCGAGCACCAGGACACCCACGGTGGCGGCGGCACCATCACCAACGGCGACACGCAATGGATGACCGCCGGCAGCGGCCTGCTGCACATCGAGGCCCCGCCGGAGCACCTGGTGGTCAGCGGCGGCCTGTTCCACGGCACCCAGCTCTGGGTCAACCTGCCCAAGGCGGCCAAGATGAGCCCGCCGAAGTACCAGGACATCCGGGGCAGCCAGGCGGCGCTGCTCACCACGCCGGACGGCGGCGCGCTGATCCGGGTGATCGCCGGTGAGATCGCCGGGCACCGGGGGCCGGGCTCCACGCACACCCCGATCACCGTCGCGCACGTGACGGTCGAGCCCGGTGCGCAGGTCGACCTGCCGTGGCGGCCGGACTTCAACGCCCTGGTCTACGTGCTTGGTGGTCGTGGCACGGTCGGCTCGAACGGGCGCGGCGTACGCACCGGCCAGCTCGCCGTGCACGGTCCGGGCGACGCCCTGCGGTTGCGGGCCAACGCCCGGCAGGACAGCCGCACGCCGGCCCTGGACCTCTACATCATGGGTGGCCAGCCGATCCGGGAGCCGGTGGCGCACTACGGCCCGTTCGTGATGAACACCCGGGACGAGCTGATCCAGGCGTTCGAGGACTTCCAGGCCGGTCGGCTCGGGGTGATCCCGGCGCAGCGGTTGCCGCACACCGACGGCCAGGGCGACCGCCCCTGA
- a CDS encoding MarR family transcriptional regulator — MTESLSSVRQTAWRAYIEASQRLFTRLEDDLRVASGLSFADYHVLVLLSEVPGQRLRMGELAGRLVFSPSRLTYQISSMQRRGLVAKQPCPQDGRGSEAVLTAAGLLALREAAPHHLHSVRSHLMDDLDDAEVACLDRIFTRLGRRLQGADRNTATAPPTALSDSH; from the coding sequence ATGACCGAGAGCCTGAGCAGCGTCCGCCAAACCGCCTGGCGGGCCTACATCGAGGCCAGCCAGCGGTTGTTCACCCGGCTGGAGGACGACCTGCGCGTCGCCAGCGGGCTGAGCTTCGCCGACTACCACGTGCTGGTCCTGCTCTCCGAGGTGCCGGGGCAACGGCTGCGGATGGGCGAGCTGGCCGGTCGCCTGGTCTTCTCCCCCAGCCGGCTGACCTACCAGATCTCGTCGATGCAGCGACGCGGTCTGGTCGCCAAGCAGCCCTGCCCGCAGGACGGTCGGGGCAGCGAGGCGGTGCTCACCGCCGCCGGGCTGTTGGCCCTGCGCGAGGCCGCCCCACATCACCTGCACTCGGTGCGCAGCCACCTGATGGACGATCTCGACGATGCCGAGGTCGCCTGCCTGGACCGGATCTTCACCCGGCTCGGCCGGCGGCTACAGGGCGCCGACCGCAACACCGCCACCGCCCCACCCACCGCCCTCAGCGACAGTCACTAG
- a CDS encoding general stress protein, translating into MSGQSNPSAWQPGVTGGGTLPSGPGGRIAAPGADGHGPSTGPPTVTIGTYPDYPSAQRVVDYLADNRFPVERTAIVGTDLALVETVLGRMSTGRATLIGAGTGAWFGLFIGLLFGIFTVGNWLAVVLAGLVIGAIWGAVFGAVAHAMTGGKRDFTSASSLRASQYAVTVEADFAEQARQLLSRSPMGGRTPQAAG; encoded by the coding sequence ATGAGTGGGCAGTCGAATCCCTCGGCGTGGCAGCCCGGAGTGACCGGTGGGGGCACACTCCCCTCGGGGCCGGGCGGGCGAATCGCCGCGCCGGGCGCCGACGGGCACGGACCGTCGACCGGGCCGCCGACCGTGACGATCGGGACGTACCCGGACTACCCGTCCGCCCAGCGCGTGGTGGACTACCTGGCCGACAACCGGTTCCCGGTGGAACGGACCGCCATCGTCGGCACCGACCTGGCTCTGGTGGAGACCGTGCTGGGCCGGATGAGCACCGGCCGCGCGACGCTGATCGGCGCCGGTACGGGTGCCTGGTTCGGTCTCTTCATCGGGCTGCTGTTCGGCATCTTCACCGTCGGAAACTGGCTTGCGGTGGTCCTCGCCGGCCTGGTCATCGGCGCGATCTGGGGTGCCGTGTTCGGTGCCGTGGCGCACGCGATGACCGGCGGGAAACGCGACTTCACCTCCGCCAGCTCGTTGCGCGCCAGCCAGTACGCGGTCACGGTCGAGGCGGACTTCGCCGAACAGGCCCGTCAGCTGCTGAGCCGCTCGCCGATGGGTGGCCGTACGCCCCAGGCGGCGGGCTGA